A section of the Paenibacillus odorifer genome encodes:
- a CDS encoding stage II sporulation protein P, translating to MNKKWFQLWNIGRLRGKMLDVLSLGRTMLLLAGGSLVFFMLLGAGGLAGQKLSSSPIPSMKGLAASLSSGFFMELLGMEVPHLPQGKEPSAFSGEKVTSFVFQLLTSVNPGDPKSLVSREVPGMAADDPFLLRKGSGGSTGAPVDYHPGTDELAEGSGDAETSVPDEGDKQEDVTTQQPEATVAPSPDPSAAEEGTDKSNPQSGTDSTKDTSIKRILIYHSHPREAYNPLLGAANENPSSGVSTKNVMLVGSYITKRLEQLGIGTVHAKEDFPTKVTDYNWNFSYKYSRILVKSALSANEEMDSFIDIHRDSQRHSKTTAVIDGKSYAQVYFIIGHANKDWKKNEEFANKIHQQLEKNYPGISRGIWGKAAGKGNNGEYNQTLSPNSVLIEVGGIDNSAEELKRTADILADAIADVYWSSHDAQKVNAPEKVANPTTTPKKSNGAS from the coding sequence ATGAATAAAAAATGGTTTCAGCTTTGGAACATCGGCCGTTTAAGGGGAAAAATGCTGGATGTTTTATCGCTGGGGAGAACGATGCTGCTGTTGGCCGGAGGTTCACTAGTATTTTTTATGCTGCTTGGAGCTGGTGGATTGGCCGGACAGAAGCTTAGCTCTTCACCCATTCCTTCAATGAAGGGGCTTGCCGCCTCCCTGTCTAGTGGTTTTTTCATGGAGCTGCTGGGGATGGAGGTGCCGCATTTACCGCAGGGTAAAGAGCCATCCGCTTTTTCAGGTGAAAAGGTAACTTCTTTCGTATTTCAGTTGCTGACCAGCGTGAATCCAGGTGACCCTAAGAGTCTAGTCTCTCGTGAAGTGCCGGGGATGGCGGCGGATGATCCATTTCTTTTGCGGAAAGGTTCAGGTGGATCTACAGGAGCACCAGTGGATTATCATCCTGGGACTGATGAGCTGGCTGAGGGTAGTGGAGATGCGGAAACTTCTGTTCCGGACGAAGGGGACAAGCAAGAAGATGTTACAACACAGCAGCCTGAAGCGACGGTTGCACCATCTCCTGATCCATCAGCGGCGGAGGAAGGGACGGATAAGAGTAATCCGCAAAGCGGCACAGACAGCACTAAGGATACCTCGATCAAACGGATTCTAATCTATCATTCACATCCTAGAGAAGCCTACAATCCTCTGTTAGGGGCAGCAAATGAAAATCCCAGCTCCGGAGTTTCAACTAAAAATGTAATGCTGGTAGGATCATATATTACGAAAAGACTGGAACAGCTCGGGATTGGTACGGTTCATGCCAAAGAAGATTTTCCGACCAAAGTCACCGACTATAACTGGAACTTTTCCTATAAATATTCCCGGATCTTGGTTAAATCAGCACTCAGCGCAAATGAGGAAATGGATAGTTTTATCGACATTCACCGTGATTCGCAGCGTCATAGCAAAACAACAGCTGTTATTGACGGGAAAAGCTATGCACAGGTCTATTTTATCATTGGACATGCAAATAAAGACTGGAAGAAGAACGAAGAATTTGCCAATAAGATTCATCAACAGCTTGAAAAGAATTACCCGGGAATATCTCGTGGGATATGGGGAAAAGCTGCGGGTAAAGGCAACAACGGAGAGTACAATCAGACCCTGTCTCCCAATAGTGTTTTGATTGAAGTGGGCGGAATTGATAACTCGGCTGAGGAATTAAAGCGGACGGCTGATATTTTGGCAGATGCTATCGCTGATGTGTACTGGAGCAGTCATGACGCTCAGAAGGTGAACGCACCTGAAAAAGTGGCGAATCCCACTACAACACCAAAGAAATCAAACGGAGCTTCGTAA
- the gpr gene encoding GPR endopeptidase — protein MEPDLQLYSVRTDLALEAKEMAQGPQRTPIPGVNEEVEESDGIKVTRLGVANAAGSQAIGRAIGNYVTLEVPALRGGDTGLQQKVAEVFAREFEDFLIRIGIGKDASVLIVGLGNWNVTPDSLGPLVVENSLITRQFYELVPDQISPGYRKVSAIAPGVLGLTGIESSEVVQGIVDRTKPELIIAIDALASRSLERINTTIQIADIGIHPGSGIGNKRRGLTQEILGVPCIAIGVPTVCYASTIVNNVLEMMKNHFGQGANHTKEIMGMLDDISEQERLSLVKEVLEPLGHDLIVTPKEIDEFIEGIANIVASGLNAALHDAVDPENVGAYTH, from the coding sequence ATGGAACCGGATCTGCAGCTATATTCTGTGCGCACCGATTTGGCGTTAGAGGCAAAGGAAATGGCTCAAGGCCCACAACGAACGCCAATCCCTGGTGTGAACGAAGAAGTGGAAGAGTCTGATGGGATTAAAGTGACCCGTCTTGGTGTAGCTAATGCTGCCGGATCACAGGCAATAGGACGCGCAATTGGCAACTATGTAACCCTTGAGGTACCCGCTCTGCGTGGCGGAGATACAGGCTTGCAGCAAAAGGTGGCAGAAGTTTTTGCCCGCGAATTTGAGGACTTTTTGATCAGAATTGGGATTGGCAAGGATGCATCTGTGTTGATTGTTGGTCTTGGTAACTGGAATGTTACACCGGATTCACTGGGTCCTTTAGTGGTGGAGAACTCACTCATTACACGGCAGTTCTATGAGTTGGTTCCGGATCAGATCTCCCCTGGTTATCGTAAGGTGAGCGCTATTGCTCCTGGAGTGCTTGGGCTGACTGGAATTGAGTCGAGTGAGGTCGTGCAGGGAATCGTGGATCGCACGAAACCTGAGCTTATTATCGCCATAGATGCGTTGGCATCCCGGTCACTGGAGCGTATCAATACGACGATTCAAATTGCGGACATTGGGATCCATCCCGGTTCGGGGATTGGCAACAAGCGACGTGGATTGACCCAAGAAATTCTGGGTGTTCCTTGTATCGCAATCGGAGTGCCCACTGTCTGCTATGCCTCAACTATTGTGAATAATGTGCTGGAGATGATGAAAAATCACTTCGGGCAAGGAGCAAACCATACTAAGGAAATCATGGGAATGCTGGACGATATCTCTGAGCAGGAACGCTTGTCATTAGTGAAGGAAGTGCTTGAACCCCTGGGGCACGATTTGATCGTCACTCCCAAGGAAATCGATGAATTTATTGAAGGGATCGCGAATATCGTGGCCAGTGGTCTGAATGCGGCTTTACATGATGCGGTTGATCCTGAGAATGTTGGCGCTTATACCCACTAA
- the rpsT gene encoding 30S ribosomal protein S20, whose translation MPNIKSAVKRVNTNEKRRALNASQKSALRTAVKTADVALTGTEVETAQAAFLAASKKLDKAVSKGLVHKNAAARKKSRLAKKLNALTAQA comes from the coding sequence ATGCCAAATATTAAATCCGCGGTTAAACGCGTAAACACGAACGAAAAACGCCGTGCACTGAATGCTTCCCAAAAATCCGCGCTTCGTACAGCTGTGAAAACTGCTGATGTAGCTCTGACTGGTACGGAAGTAGAAACTGCTCAAGCTGCTTTCCTAGCTGCTTCCAAAAAGCTGGACAAGGCCGTAAGTAAAGGTCTGGTTCATAAAAATGCGGCTGCCCGCAAAAAATCCCGCTTGGCGAAGAAATTGAACGCTCTTACGGCTCAAGCCTAA
- the holA gene encoding DNA polymerase III subunit delta: MDAKTAIKEIKQGKISPLYVLYGSEKFRMNEFTALLEEQLIAKEDRDFAVIPFDLSETPVQAVVEEAETVPFMVERKLLLVRDASLFTAGKENAKLEHRIDLLSDYLQHPVDFSVIVFMVNNDKLDERKKIVKTVKSVGTVLAFNPLGAEELLRWVEKGIRERGCVMAPGTAEILITNAGTGLQGLSAEMDKLCLFAGKGGTVDAGAVESLVHRGTEQNVFTLVEDIANLRLDKALDTLYELLKQREEPIKIAALVARQFRIILQVKDLSAHSYSQGQIASQIGLHPYAVKLAGEQAHKFSSERLRQILSALADLDYKMKTGAIDKVLGLELFMLRLGV; the protein is encoded by the coding sequence ATGGATGCCAAAACGGCGATAAAAGAAATCAAACAAGGGAAGATCTCACCGTTGTATGTTTTATATGGCAGTGAGAAATTTCGAATGAATGAATTCACGGCACTGCTGGAAGAACAGCTGATTGCTAAAGAGGATCGTGATTTCGCAGTTATTCCCTTTGATCTCTCTGAGACGCCGGTGCAGGCTGTGGTAGAAGAAGCGGAGACTGTGCCATTTATGGTAGAACGTAAACTATTGCTGGTGCGGGATGCCTCGTTATTTACAGCGGGCAAAGAAAATGCCAAACTGGAGCATCGTATAGATCTTTTAAGTGACTATTTGCAGCATCCTGTAGACTTCAGTGTGATCGTCTTTATGGTGAATAATGATAAGCTGGATGAGCGAAAAAAAATTGTGAAGACTGTCAAATCAGTGGGCACAGTATTAGCCTTTAATCCGCTGGGAGCAGAAGAGCTGCTGCGCTGGGTGGAAAAAGGAATTCGTGAGCGTGGTTGTGTAATGGCACCTGGCACTGCAGAAATTCTTATAACGAATGCAGGCACCGGCTTGCAAGGTTTATCTGCAGAGATGGACAAGCTTTGTTTATTCGCTGGTAAGGGCGGCACTGTGGATGCGGGGGCCGTAGAGAGTCTGGTACATCGTGGAACAGAACAAAATGTGTTTACGCTTGTTGAGGATATCGCTAATCTGCGTCTTGATAAGGCGCTTGATACATTATATGAGCTGCTGAAGCAGCGTGAGGAACCGATCAAGATCGCAGCGCTGGTTGCGCGGCAGTTCCGCATTATTTTGCAGGTTAAGGATTTATCAGCACATAGTTATTCGCAGGGACAGATTGCGTCACAGATCGGATTGCATCCTTATGCGGTTAAGCTTGCTGGGGAGCAGGCCCATAAGTTCTCCAGTGAACGATTGCGGCAAATCTTAAGTGCATTGGCGGATCTGGATTATAAAATGAAAACAGGGGCTATAGACAAAGTGCTAGGGCTGGAGCTGTTCATGCTGCGTTTAGGTGTCTGA
- a CDS encoding anti-sigma factor family protein → MKCAEVMEWMHRYLDKDLSQDEIVEMFRHIDNCPSCAEVFERLTLLSNELEQLPDVKPPFSLVDSILPQLAELDRSSREQSAVRSEEPVVVPFSRESSRGKPAKGTSIATRTGIGAIAAAVLLGIAIFNMPDKMPGAEVEQRMQDSAKTASDDTKDTAMESQASITANSDGASPAAGGENEGAAQFKADAPEMNEDNAALDRATGPVDPASMPSAPADAADAGAGAGGRSITEPPQSADPKPTEKIAPPRQDVATKSQNSDSSNASSNQLKVDNKEQTADMNSDSAADSAPPMEDSLKFPYDYGREVMSLSSSEDPNVQTWTSPDGQYAIEFVGLQLVIYKKSPEGSAEERLAVNSYPLEGNWISGEWSADSSKFTYVTEKDGVNVTKVFTVQEAATASSSPAASPGATPTNTPTSSSTN, encoded by the coding sequence ATGAAATGCGCGGAGGTGATGGAATGGATGCACCGCTATTTAGACAAAGATTTGAGTCAAGATGAGATTGTTGAGATGTTCCGTCATATCGATAATTGTCCTTCCTGCGCGGAAGTCTTTGAGCGCCTGACACTTCTCTCCAATGAATTGGAGCAGTTGCCAGACGTGAAACCCCCGTTTAGTCTGGTTGACTCTATTTTACCTCAGCTTGCAGAATTGGATCGAAGCAGTCGTGAACAGAGTGCTGTGAGATCTGAGGAGCCGGTTGTTGTCCCATTTTCACGTGAAAGCTCCCGCGGTAAACCTGCCAAGGGAACCTCTATAGCAACACGGACAGGCATTGGAGCTATTGCAGCTGCCGTTCTATTAGGGATCGCAATATTTAATATGCCCGATAAAATGCCTGGGGCAGAAGTGGAACAAAGGATGCAGGATAGCGCTAAAACAGCCAGCGATGATACTAAGGATACAGCAATGGAATCGCAAGCTTCTATTACTGCTAACTCTGATGGAGCTTCACCTGCCGCTGGTGGAGAGAACGAGGGCGCTGCGCAGTTTAAGGCGGATGCACCGGAGATGAACGAAGATAACGCCGCTTTAGATAGAGCGACGGGACCAGTGGACCCTGCCTCGATGCCAAGTGCACCGGCGGATGCAGCTGATGCGGGAGCGGGAGCTGGAGGGCGGTCGATCACTGAACCGCCTCAAAGCGCAGATCCTAAGCCGACAGAGAAGATTGCTCCGCCAAGGCAGGATGTCGCCACGAAATCTCAAAATTCAGATTCTAGCAACGCCAGTAGCAATCAGCTAAAGGTGGATAATAAGGAGCAAACTGCTGATATGAATTCAGACAGCGCAGCCGATTCTGCTCCACCGATGGAGGATTCTTTAAAGTTTCCATATGACTACGGACGGGAAGTTATGAGCTTAAGCAGTTCTGAAGATCCTAATGTGCAGACCTGGACTTCTCCTGATGGTCAGTATGCTATAGAATTTGTTGGGTTGCAGCTTGTAATTTATAAGAAGTCGCCAGAGGGCTCAGCGGAAGAACGGTTAGCCGTAAACTCTTATCCGCTAGAAGGAAATTGGATTTCTGGTGAATGGTCCGCGGACAGCTCGAAGTTTACGTACGTGACAGAAAAAGATGGTGTGAATGTAACCAAGGTGTTCACTGTACAGGAAGCAGCTACTGCTTCTTCAAGTCCGGCTGCATCCCCTGGAGCGACCCCAACGAACACTCCAACCTCATCTTCAACAAATTAA
- a CDS encoding RNA polymerase sigma factor, whose product MVEQGLIRAAQAGDRDALITLLREIEGHVYKTAFYILHNEQDALDASQEALIRVYTKIGSYEEKAQFKTWVQRIVTNICIDKFRRTKPTVSIDEHEMVFQDKHNVEREVLSSYLAEDIREAIDQLPEHHRTVIVLRYLQDFSYNEIADCLDLPLNTVKSYLFRARQQLQNRLQEYQKGGVSG is encoded by the coding sequence GTGGTGGAGCAGGGACTCATCAGAGCCGCTCAAGCGGGCGATCGCGACGCTCTAATCACCCTATTGCGAGAAATTGAAGGACATGTATATAAAACGGCCTTCTACATTTTGCATAATGAACAAGATGCGTTAGATGCATCTCAGGAAGCCTTGATCCGGGTTTATACAAAAATCGGCTCATATGAGGAGAAGGCCCAGTTCAAAACGTGGGTTCAGCGAATCGTCACTAACATTTGCATTGATAAATTCAGAAGAACTAAACCTACAGTTTCTATTGATGAACATGAAATGGTGTTTCAGGATAAACACAATGTGGAACGTGAGGTTCTATCCTCTTATTTAGCTGAGGATATACGTGAAGCAATTGATCAATTGCCCGAGCATCATCGGACAGTCATTGTCCTGCGCTATTTACAGGATTTTTCTTACAACGAGATTGCAGATTGTCTGGATTTGCCCTTGAATACAGTGAAATCATACTTATTTCGGGCTAGACAGCAACTGCAGAATAGACTTCAGGAGTACCAGAAAGGTGGTGTATCGGGATGA
- a CDS encoding bifunctional 2-keto-4-hydroxyglutarate aldolase/2-keto-3-deoxy-6-phosphogluconate aldolase, whose protein sequence is MKKMKVLQNVASVGVVAVIRADSAEEAFKMSVACIEGGLNNIEVTFTTPDADVAIKRLVAEYGSRAVIGAGTVLDPLTARIAILAGSEFVVSPSFEVETAKMCNLYGIPYMPGCMTLNEMKEALKYGVDVLKLFPGSAFGPDYVKAVKGPMPHVNIMPTGGVDLNNMEKWIANGCMAVGIGGNLTAPAKNGRYDQITDLAAQYVAKFKEIKGI, encoded by the coding sequence ATGAAGAAAATGAAAGTATTACAGAATGTGGCATCCGTCGGGGTTGTAGCGGTTATTCGAGCAGATAGTGCTGAGGAAGCTTTTAAGATGTCCGTTGCTTGTATAGAAGGCGGTCTAAATAATATTGAGGTAACTTTTACTACACCAGACGCGGACGTGGCGATTAAGAGATTGGTTGCAGAGTACGGGAGTCGTGCGGTGATTGGCGCCGGAACTGTCTTGGACCCATTAACAGCTAGAATAGCCATTCTTGCAGGTTCAGAGTTTGTCGTTAGTCCCTCTTTTGAAGTGGAGACAGCTAAGATGTGTAATCTTTACGGCATTCCCTATATGCCTGGTTGCATGACATTAAATGAAATGAAGGAAGCGTTGAAGTACGGCGTGGATGTGCTTAAACTGTTCCCTGGCAGTGCTTTCGGTCCGGATTATGTAAAAGCGGTTAAAGGTCCTATGCCACATGTGAATATTATGCCGACCGGTGGCGTGGATTTGAACAATATGGAGAAGTGGATTGCAAACGGCTGCATGGCTGTGGGCATTGGGGGGAATTTGACTGCACCGGCGAAGAATGGCCGATACGATCAGATTACCGATCTTGCTGCCCAATATGTGGCGAAGTTTAAAGAGATAAAAGGGATTTAA